Part of the Kitasatospora sp. NBC_01266 genome, GCCGGCCCGGAGGTCGACCGGTTCCGGAGCCTGGTCGTCACCCAATTCCCCTGGTTGGTACACGGGTTCGCGCTGGAGACGGTGGACGAGGCCGGCCTGGCGCAGGCGGTGCGGCGCGGTGCCCCGTTGGCCGAGCTGGACGCCGACCGGCTGGGCCCGCTCTCCCGGGGTGGCTGCAGCCCGGTCCAGGCGCTGCCCAGGGTGCTCGGCGGCCCGGAACTGGGCGGCGCGAGCGCCGAGGTGCAGAGCCTGGCCAAGGCACTGCTCGCCGCCGGCGACGAACTCCACCGCCGGATGGCCGAGGTGCCCGAGGCACCGCAGAGCACTCCGGCCGACCGCCAACTCGCGGCTGCCTACGAGACGCTGTACGCGGCGGCGGCCGCCCTGGAGTGCTGGGCCGGCCAGCCGGAGCCCGGCCGGGGTGACGAACTCTGGCTGCGGGCCACGCTGCGCGGCCTGCTCGCCCGGCTGCACCGCCTGCTGGACGAGCCGGCCCCGGCACTCGACGCCCAGGCCGCCGAGGAGGCCCTCGCCGACCGGATCGCCGAGCTGGCCGAGACCGGCGCGCCGCTCACCTCGTTCGCCTGCTGACCGAGTTCTGAGGGGCCCCTGCGGTGACGAGGCGTCAGAAGTTGAGCTGGTGCGGCATGACGGTCCGCACCTCGCCGCTCAGGATCGCCTCGTACGTCCGGGCGAGCAGCCGCCCCGGCTCCACGCCCAGCTCGTCCGCCAGGATGCGGCGGCCGTCCAGGTAGAGCGACATCGCCTCGGCCTGCCGCTCGGACCGGTAGAGCGCGGTCATCATCAGGGCGCGGAACCGCTCGCGCATCGGGTGCTGGGAGACCAGCCCGGTCAGCTCGGAGATCAGCTGGCGGTGCCGCCCGAGGATCAGGTCCACCTCGATCCGGGCCTCCAGCGCCTCCAGCCGGGCCTCGTCCAGCTGCGGCCGCTCCGCGAACACCAGGTGGTCGGTGACATCTGCCAGGGCCTCGCCGTGCCAGAGCGACAGCGCGGTCCGCAACTGCTCCGCCGCCAGCTCGAAGCGCTGCTCGCGCAGCGCCCTGAACCCGCTCTGCGACAGTTCGGCGAACCGGGCCAGATCGCACGGCACGTGCTCGGCCATGAGTCTGTAGCCGGTACGGATCCGTACCAACGGCACGTCCGGCCCGATCCGCCGCCGGATCCGCGACGCGTAGGTGTGGATCTGCGCCCCCGCCGTGCTCGGCGGGTTCGTGTCCCAGAGCATCCGCCCGAGGTGCTCGTCGGAGAGCGCGCGACCGCCCGCGAGCACCAGCGCGGCGAACATGGTCCGCTGCTTGGTGCCGCTCAGGGTGTCCTCCAGGCCGTCGGTCAGGATGCGGACCGGGCCGAGAATCCGGAACTCCATGATGTTCGTCCTCTCTTGCCTGCGGTGCGGTGCCCGTCTGCCCGAGACCGCTTGACGGTAGGGACACTAGGAGTCGGCCACATCGCCCTGATATTGACTCGATATCGCCCTCCCGGAGACCGGCCCGCTACCCCCACGGCAGGGCGGCGGCAGGGCGCGCGGCGGCGCGCCGTCGCTCAGCGGGATCGTGTCGGTCAGACGGCGCCCAGGTCGACCGTGACGGAGAAGGGCGCGGTGGCCCTGACCACGCCGGTGAAGACCTCGCCGTCCCGGTAGGCCCTGCTCGCCGGGTCGAGAACGTAGGTGTAGACGAGCGGAACACCGGTGGCAGCCTGCTCGATCCGCCAGTAGAAGGGGATCCCGGCCTTGGCGTACTGATCGACCTTCACGATTCGGTCCGTGGTCTCCGAGCCCGGCGACACCACCTCGACCACCAGGAGCAGGTGCTCAGGGCGAGTGGGCGTGAGGTCGATGGTCTCCGCCCGGTACACGACGACGTCGGGACGCCGGTTGGTGAGCGGCACGTCCTGCAGGCGGACATCGAAGTCCGTGTCGGCGTTCCAGTCCGGACCTGCGGCGGTGTCGAGGGCGTTGGCCAGGATCCGGGCCAGCCGGTTGTGCCGCTTGGACGCGCTCGGGCTCACGACGACCATCCCGTCCACGATCTCGATGCCGGCGCACTGCTCCTCGGACCAGGAGTCGTACTGCTCCGCGCTGATCTGCGCGTGCATCCATGCGGGCGCGACCATCTCAGCGGTCATGGCGTGCCTCCTTCGAGGATGCTCGACAGTTCTGCTGCCTGCTCGGCCCAGCGTACTGTCCGCTGCCGTCAGGTCACTCCAGCCGGACCGGCGCCGCGGGTGCCGGCAGCGGTCAGCCGCGCTCGGACGGCGGGCCGGGGGCGATCAGCCCGGTCTCGTAGGCGAGCACGACGGCCTGGACCCGGTCGCGCAGGCCGAGCTTGGCGAGGATGCGGGCCACATGGGTCTTCACCGTGGTCGCGCTGAGGGTGAGCCGCTCGGCCAGTTCGGCGTTGCTGAGGCCGGTGGCGAGCAGGCGCAGCACCTCCAGTTCGCGGGGCGTCAGCTCGGACAGGTCGCGGTGCACGGCGGACCTGGCCTCGTCGCGCGGGGCGAAGCGCTCGATCAGCCGGCGGGTGATGGTGGGGGCGAGCAGGGCGTCGCCGGTGCGGACCAGGCGGACCGAGGCCACCAGGTGCTCCGGGGTGACGTCCTTGAGCAGGAAGCCGCTGGCGCCGGCGGTGAGCGCCGCGTAGACGTAGTGGTCCAGGTCGTAGGTGGTGAGGATGAGGACCCGGGTGTCGTCCGCGCCGCTCGCCATGATCTGCCGGGTGGCCTCCAGGCCGTCCATCTCCGGCATCCGGACGTCCATCAGCACCACGTCGGGCCGGGTGCGCCGGACGGCGGTGACCGCCTCGGCGCCGTTGACCGCCTCGGCGACGACCTCGATGCCGTCGGCGGCGAGGATCATCCGGAATCCGGTGCGGACCAGTGCCTGGTCGTCGGCGATGACGGCGCGCAGCGGCGGTTGACTCACGGGGTGCTCCAGGGGACTCGGGCCTTCAGCCGGTAACCGCCGCCGATCGTATGCCCGGCGTCAAGTGTCCCGCCGTAGACGGTCAGGCGTTCGCGCAGGCCGAGCAGGCCGCGGCTGTTGCCGGACAGGGACTGGACCCCGGGGGTGCCGCCGGTGTCGAGGGCCTCGATGGTCAGCCACTGGTCGTCGTGGTCGATGGTGATGGTGGACGCCGCCCCGGCGGCGTGCTTCATGGTGTTGGTCAGCGCCTCCTGGACCACCCGATAGGCCGTCAGGTCCACGCCGGCGGGCAGCGGCACGGGCGGCAGCGACACGGTGACGGTGACGGGCAGCCCGGTGGCGCGCACCCGCTGCACCAGGGCGGTGAGTTGGCCGAGTCCGGGCTGCGGCTCCAGCTCCTCGGCGGGCCGGCCGTTGACGGCCGCCCCGCTCGCACCGGTCCCCGAGGCCGCCAGCAGGCCCATCACATGGCGCAGTTCGGCCATCGCGGCCCGGCCGCCGGCCTCGACGGCGCGCATCGCCTCCTTGGCCAGCTCCGGCGAGCTGTCCAGCACCGTTCGCGCGGCGCCCGCCTGGATGACCATCACGCTCACGTTGTGGGTGACCACATCGTGCAGCTCGCTCGCGATCCGCGAACGCTCCTCCTCGACGGCCCGGCGCATCGCGGCCTCCTGTTCCTGCCGCAGCTCGGTGAGGCGCAGCCGGGCGGCGATCTGGCGCAGCCGCCAGAACCGTCCCGCGCTGCCGAGCAGGCCGAGCACCAGCATGATGACCAGCAGTTCCCGCAGGTTCGAGGCGGCGTTCTGGAAGGTGGTGGTGACCAGCACGGCGGCCAGCGCGAAACTGCCCAGCACGGGTGCCGGGTTGCGGCTGTGCAGTGCGGCGGCGCAGATGGCGATGCCGCAGGTCAGCACGGTGACGAAGGTCGGCAGGAAGAAGTCGGCGCGGGCGGCGATCAGCACCACCCAGAAGGTGGCGAGCGGGAGCCTGCGCCGGGCCGCCAGCATCAGCGCCCGCAGCGTGGCGAACACGTAGTCCTTGGTGTCCGGCGGGACCGGGTTCACCACCGGGGGCAGGGCGGCGGGGGCGGACGGGGGCAGCGGCGCGGCGGGCGCGGGCGGCACCGGTGCGGTGCCCTGCCAGGCGATCACGCTGTGCCGCATGGCGAGCAGCACCACGACCGTCACCAGCACCGCGAACACCGCGTCGGCCCCGAACACCCAGCGGGGCAGCTTGGGCAGCCGCTCCTCGGGGCGGAGCACCGCGCGCACCTGTCGGCGCAGTCGGCGCCCATCCGCTATGTCCATGGCGCCATTCTCCTGGCCGTCCGCGGCCCGGCACATCCGCCTCGGTGGCCCTCCTCGACGCCGAGCGGAGTACATCGCGGGGATGACGCCGCGGCGCCCTCGTCCGCTCGGCCGACGAAAGCTCCGTTCGACGGCCGACGCGGGCCAACCGCCATCGCTCATAGCTTCGTTGGGGCCGGGAACAGCCGCCGGCGGTGCAACGACGAGGACAGGACGGACCCGCTGATGGGGAATGTGATCGAACTGGAGGGCGCGGTCAAGCAGTACGACAGCGCCGGCGCCCCCGCACTGGGGCCGCTGACCCTGACCGTCGCCGAGGGGGAGGCGGTGGCGATCACCGGCCCGTCCGGCAGCGGCAAGTCGACGCTGCTGAACCTGGTGGCGGGGCTGGACCGGCCGAGCGAGGGCCGGGTCTCGGTCGGCGGCCTGCGGATCGACGGCCTGGGGGAGAAGGCGCTGGCGCGGTTCCGCCGGGAGCGGATCGGGATGGTGTTCCAGTTCTTCAACCTGCTGGACGATCTGACCGTGCTGGACAACATCCTGCTGCCGGCCCAACTCGCCGGTGCGGCCCGGGGCAAGGCGATGGAGCGGGCGGCCGAGCTGATGGCGGCCCTGGGCATCACCGAGCACGCTCGCGCCTACCCGGGGCGGCTCTCCGGGGGTGAGCGGCAGCGGGTCGCGGTCGCCCGGGCGCTGATCAACCGTCCGGCGCTGCTGCTGGCGGACGAGCCCACCGGGGCGCTCGACACCGCCTCAGGGCACGAGGTGCGCGAGCTGCTGGTCGACCTGCACCGCAGCGGCCAGACCGTGCTCCTGGTCACCCACGATCTGGCGCTCGCCGAGTCCTGCGCCGAGCGGACCGTCCAACTGGTCGACGGCCGCGTCGCGGTGGACCGCCGGCGGAACGCGGGGGTCGGGCGATGAAGGCGTTGCGTGCTGACCGCGGTGGCAGCAGCGGTGGCAACAGCCTTGGTACCAGCGGCGGTGGCCGCCGGATCAGGCTCGGCCGGGCCGGCCGGCGGCGGGTGCAGACCATCGTGATGACGCTCTCCGTGCTGATGGCCGTGGCCTCCGCCGTCGTGGCCGGGGCGCTGATGGTGAGCGCGTCGGCGCCGTTCGACGCCGCGTTCGCGCGCCAGCACGGTGCGCAGCTCACCGCGCAGATCGACGAGAGCGGCGCCGGCCCCGACCGGATCGCCGCCACCGGGCAGCTGCCGGGGGTCACCGCGAGCTCGGGCCCGTACCAGACGGCGCAGATCGACCCGCCCGGCCCCGGCGGGCTCGACATGCAGCAGTCGCAGACGATCGTCGGGCGCACCGCCCCCACCGGCGGCGTGGACGACCTCGTGCTGCGGTCCGGGCGCTGGGCGCGGGAGCCGGGGGAGATCGTGCTCTCGACGGACGCCGACTCGGTCGGCCCCGACACCAGGCCGGGCAGCACCCTGAAGATCTCGCCCGCCGCCGACAGCCCCACCCTGACCGTGGTCGGCCTGGCCACCTCGGTCACCGACAGTGCCGACGGCTGGGTCGTCCCGGCGGAGATCACCGCGCTGCGGACCGTGGGCACTCCCGGCAGCGCCCAGATGCTCTACCGCTTCAGGTCCGGCGCCACCACGGCCGAGCTGAACGCCGACCGGGCCGCCGTCGCCGCCGCGCTGCCGGCGGGCGCGGTCACCGGTGCGCAGTCCTATCTCGACGTGAAGCTGGCCGCCGACGAGAACACGGACCTGTTCGTCCCGGTGATGATGGCGTTCGGGGTCCTGGGCCTGCTGATGTCCGTGATCATCATCGCCGGCGTGGTGAGCGGGGCGGTCGGCGCGCAGGTCCGCCGGATCGGCATCCTCAAGTCCATCGGGCTGACGCCCGGGCAGGTGGTGCGGACCTATCTGGCCCAGGCCCTCGTCCCCTCGGGCATCGGGGCGGTCGCCGGCGTGCTCCTCGGCAACCTGCTGGCGATGCCGCTGATGGACGACGCCGGGCAGCTGGACGGTGGCGGGTCGCCGGGGGTGGCCTGGTGGATCGATCTGGCGGTGCCCGGCGCGGCCCTCGCCGTGGTCGCCCTGGCGGCGCTGCTGCCCGCGCTGCGGGCCGGCCGGCTGCGGACCGTCGAGGCGCTCGCGGTCGGCCGCGCGCCCCGGGCCGGGCGGGGCCAGTGGGCCCAGCGGCTCGCCGCCCGGCTGCCGCTGCCCAGGGCCGTCACCCTGGGGCTCGCCTCGCCCTTCGCCCGGCCGGTCCGTTCGGCGGCGCTGCTGGCCGCGGTGCTGTTCGGGACCACGGCGGCCACCTTCGCCATCGGGCTCACCTCCTCCGCCAGTGCGGTGACCACGGCGCGGCAACCCGGCCGGAACATCCCGGTCACGGTGTTCCTGGCGCTGCCCGGCGCGCCGGGCAGCCCCGCGCCGAGCGGCGGCACCGCCGACCCCGCGAAGACGCTCGCGGCGATCCGGGCCCAGCCCGGTACGGCCGCCGCCATCGGGCAGAGCCAGGGCACGGTCACCGTCGCGGGCGGCACCGGTGCGATCCAGGTGCGGCTCTACCAGGGGCCGTCCGGCGTCGAATCCTTCGCGCTGATCTCCGGCCGCTGGTTCGACGGCCCCGGCGAGGTGGTGGTGCCGACGCACTTCCTGAAGACCACGGGACACCGGGTGGGCGACAGCATCACCCTGGTCGACCAGGGGGTGCGGGTGCCGGTGCGGATCGTCGGCGAGGACTTCGACCCGGGCAACGCCGGCCTGGTCATCAACACCGACATGGCGACCCTGGCCGCCGCCCAGCCGACGTTGCACCCCGACTTCTACGACGTGACGCTCAAGCCCGGCACCTCACTCGCCGGTTACGTCAACGGGCTCAGCGCCGCGCTGCGGTCGACCGACGCCCAGGTCGAAGCCGCCCAGCCGGACCACCTCAGCCCCTCCGTCGTCGCCTTCGACGCCATGGCGGTGCTGCTCACGCTGATGCTGGTCTCGGTCGCCGGGCTCGGGGTGCTCAACTCGGTGGTCCTCGACACCCGGGAGCGGGTCCGCGACCTGGGGGTCTGCAAGGCCATCGGGATGACGCCGGGGCAGACCGTCACCCAGGTGCTGACCTCGGTCGCCGGAGCGGGCCTGGTCGGCGGGGCCATCGGCGTGCCGGTCGGGCTCGCGCTGCACGACTTCGTCATTCCGCTGGTGCTCCGGGCGGCCGGCAGCGGGATCCCGCCGCAGGTCCAGAACGTCTACGGGATCCCGGAGTTGGCGCTGCTCGGGCTGGGCGGGGTGGCGATCGCGGTCTGCGGTGCGCTGCTCCCGGCCGGCTGGGCGGCCAAGACGCGCACGGCCACGGCGCTGCGGACGGAGTGAGCCGGCGCCGAACGGCGGGGCGCGGTCACGGGCCCGGCGTCAGCTGACGGCGGCCGGCGATCTGCTCGAAGATCAGGTTGGTCCGGGTCTGGGCCACCGCCGGGTGGGTGGTGAGGTGGTCGACCACGAAGTCGCGCAGGGCGTCGGGGTGGGCGAGGGCGACGTGCAGGAGGTAGTCGTCGGAACCGGCCATGTGGAAGACGGCGACCACGCCGGGCAGGTCGGGGGCGGTGTCCCGGAAGCTCTCGTTCTGCTCCCGGGTGTGCGCCCGGAGCCGGACCGAGATCATCGCCTGCAGCGGCAGTCCGATCGCGGCGGGGGCTATCTCGGCCCGGAAGGCGCGGATCACCCCGCGCTCGCGCAGCGCGCGCACCCGGGCCAGGCAGGTCGAGGGGGCGATGCCCACCGCGTCCGCGAGCGCGTTGTTCGGGGTGCGGGCGTTGTCGGCGAGGATCCGCAGGATCGCCCGGTCCACGTCGTCGAGGGGCACCCGCTGGGTGTGAGGATTGTTCGGCACGGGGTCCAGGGTCGCCGCCCGGACCGATGATATGCAAGGAATCCGCGGCTGATTCCGAATCTTCTGCGGATTGCTTCCCCTCGAGACGCCACAGGTTCCATCCTGACTGCCATGATCCGAACCGACGCCCTGCCCGCCCTCGCGGCCCACGACGAGCTCAGCCGGCTGGAGCCGGACGTCCGTGAGTTCGCGATACCGGCGCAAGGGCTGGACGAGGAGCAGCGGCTGCGCGCCCTCAACCGGATGGACGAGTACCTGACCCGGAAGCGCCGGCACCTGCTCGGCTTCCAGGCCACCCAGGAGATGGGCGGCAGCGCCTTCGATCTCGGCCGGTTCATGCAGCACAACATCAACAACCTCGGCGACCCGTTCCAGAGCGGCGGCTACAAGCCGAACACCAAGGTCGTCGAGCGCGCGGTGCTCGACTACTACGCCGCCCTGTGGCACGCCGACGGGCCGCACCGCCCCGACGACCCCGAGTCCTACTGGGGCTATGTGCTCTCCATGGGCTCGACCGAGGGCAACATGTACGCGCTCTGGAACGCCCGGGACTACCTGAGCGGCAAGCCGCTGATCCAGCCGTCGCCCCGCACTCCCGGCGCCCAGGCCCTCGGGCCGGTCAACCCCAACGCCCGCCGCCCGGTGGCCTTCTACTCCGAGGACACCCACTACTCCTTCGCCAAGGCCGTCTGCGTGCTGGGCGTCGAGACCTTCCACGCGGTCGGCACCGAGCAGTACCCGGGCGAGTGCCCGCTGACCGGACCGGCCGGGGAGCCGCGTGACTGGCCCACCGAGGTGCCCTCGCGCAGCGGCCCCTCGGGGCTCTCCTGGGACGGCACCGGCGAGATCGACACCGACGCCCTGGCGGTGCTGGTGGAGTTCTTCGCCGCGAAGGGCCACCCGGTCTTCGTCAGCCTCAACCTCGGCAGCACCTTCAAGGGCGCCCACGACGACGTGCGCGGGGTCTGCGAGCGCCTGCTGCCGATCTTCGAGAAGCACGGGCTGATCCAGGGCCCGGTGGTGCACGGCAAGGACCCGGTCACCGGCGAGCCGCTGACCGACCTGCGCCGGCGCTTCTGGATCCACGTGGACGGCGCCCTCGGGGCCGGCTACGTGCCCTTCATGCGGATGGCCGGCGCGGCCGGACCGGACGACGGCACGGCGGGCTTCGGCTGGACTCCCGACACCGAGCTGCCGGAGTTCGACTTCGGCATCACCCTGCCCACCAGCGAGTTCGGCGACCTCGACATGGTCTCCTCGATCGCCATGAGCGGCCACAAGTGGCCCGGCGCGCCCTGGCCGTGCGGCATCTACATGACCAAGGTCAAGTACCAGGTCGCACCCCCGTCCCAGCCGGAGTACACGGGCGCGCCCGACACCACCTTCGCCGGCTCCCGCAACGGCTTCTCCCCGCTGGTGCTCTGGGACCACCTCTCCCGCTACTCCCACCAGGACCAGGTCGACCGGATCCGCCGCTCCCAGCAGCTCGCCGCCTACCTGGAGCAGCAACTGCGCCTGCTGGAGCTGGAGAAGGACGTCGACCTCTGGCCGGCCCGCACCCCGGGCGCCATCACCGTCCGCTTCCGCAAGCCCAGCCCCGAGCTGGTAGCCAAGTGGTCGCTCTCCTCGCAGGACGTCCTGACCGTCCCGGGCGACGAGACCACCCGCCGCAGCTACGTGCACGTCTTCCTGATGTCCTCGGTCGACCGGGCCAAGCTGGACGCGCTGCTGGCGGATCTCGGCACCGACCCCGTCATCCTCGGCGCGGCCCGCTCGTCGGAGAGCTGATCCCGCGCCCTGAGCGGACCGTCACCGCCCTCAGGGCCGCCCTTGCCGTCGTGGGCCCCGGACCGCCTGCCGCATGGCGGCAGCGGTTCTCCCAGCCGTCCTGTCCGATCGGAGGCGGTGCTCTGCAGTAGTCGTCGGCCCCGCCAGGCAACCTGATCCACGGAGTTCGTGGTCTGGACGGCTGAGGGGGTGATGCTGATGGGCAGCTACGACGAGGAGGCGGAGTTCAGTGGCTTCGTACAGGGCAGGTGGAACGGGCTGGTCCGGACGGCGTACCTGCTGACCGGGAACCAGCACGACGCGGAGGATCTGGCGCAGACCGCGCTGGCCAAGGTGT contains:
- a CDS encoding AfsR/SARP family transcriptional regulator, with translation MEFRILGPVRILTDGLEDTLSGTKQRTMFAALVLAGGRALSDEHLGRMLWDTNPPSTAGAQIHTYASRIRRRIGPDVPLVRIRTGYRLMAEHVPCDLARFAELSQSGFRALREQRFELAAEQLRTALSLWHGEALADVTDHLVFAERPQLDEARLEALEARIEVDLILGRHRQLISELTGLVSQHPMRERFRALMMTALYRSERQAEAMSLYLDGRRILADELGVEPGRLLARTYEAILSGEVRTVMPHQLNF
- a CDS encoding Uma2 family endonuclease, which codes for MTAEMVAPAWMHAQISAEQYDSWSEEQCAGIEIVDGMVVVSPSASKRHNRLARILANALDTAAGPDWNADTDFDVRLQDVPLTNRRPDVVVYRAETIDLTPTRPEHLLLVVEVVSPGSETTDRIVKVDQYAKAGIPFYWRIEQAATGVPLVYTYVLDPASRAYRDGEVFTGVVRATAPFSVTVDLGAV
- a CDS encoding response regulator transcription factor; this translates as MSQPPLRAVIADDQALVRTGFRMILAADGIEVVAEAVNGAEAVTAVRRTRPDVVLMDVRMPEMDGLEATRQIMASGADDTRVLILTTYDLDHYVYAALTAGASGFLLKDVTPEHLVASVRLVRTGDALLAPTITRRLIERFAPRDEARSAVHRDLSELTPRELEVLRLLATGLSNAELAERLTLSATTVKTHVARILAKLGLRDRVQAVVLAYETGLIAPGPPSERG
- a CDS encoding sensor histidine kinase encodes the protein MDIADGRRLRRQVRAVLRPEERLPKLPRWVFGADAVFAVLVTVVVLLAMRHSVIAWQGTAPVPPAPAAPLPPSAPAALPPVVNPVPPDTKDYVFATLRALMLAARRRLPLATFWVVLIAARADFFLPTFVTVLTCGIAICAAALHSRNPAPVLGSFALAAVLVTTTFQNAASNLRELLVIMLVLGLLGSAGRFWRLRQIAARLRLTELRQEQEAAMRRAVEEERSRIASELHDVVTHNVSVMVIQAGAARTVLDSSPELAKEAMRAVEAGGRAAMAELRHVMGLLAASGTGASGAAVNGRPAEELEPQPGLGQLTALVQRVRATGLPVTVTVSLPPVPLPAGVDLTAYRVVQEALTNTMKHAAGAASTITIDHDDQWLTIEALDTGGTPGVQSLSGNSRGLLGLRERLTVYGGTLDAGHTIGGGYRLKARVPWSTP
- a CDS encoding ABC transporter ATP-binding protein, translated to MGNVIELEGAVKQYDSAGAPALGPLTLTVAEGEAVAITGPSGSGKSTLLNLVAGLDRPSEGRVSVGGLRIDGLGEKALARFRRERIGMVFQFFNLLDDLTVLDNILLPAQLAGAARGKAMERAAELMAALGITEHARAYPGRLSGGERQRVAVARALINRPALLLADEPTGALDTASGHEVRELLVDLHRSGQTVLLVTHDLALAESCAERTVQLVDGRVAVDRRRNAGVGR
- a CDS encoding FtsX-like permease family protein → MRADRGGSSGGNSLGTSGGGRRIRLGRAGRRRVQTIVMTLSVLMAVASAVVAGALMVSASAPFDAAFARQHGAQLTAQIDESGAGPDRIAATGQLPGVTASSGPYQTAQIDPPGPGGLDMQQSQTIVGRTAPTGGVDDLVLRSGRWAREPGEIVLSTDADSVGPDTRPGSTLKISPAADSPTLTVVGLATSVTDSADGWVVPAEITALRTVGTPGSAQMLYRFRSGATTAELNADRAAVAAALPAGAVTGAQSYLDVKLAADENTDLFVPVMMAFGVLGLLMSVIIIAGVVSGAVGAQVRRIGILKSIGLTPGQVVRTYLAQALVPSGIGAVAGVLLGNLLAMPLMDDAGQLDGGGSPGVAWWIDLAVPGAALAVVALAALLPALRAGRLRTVEALAVGRAPRAGRGQWAQRLAARLPLPRAVTLGLASPFARPVRSAALLAAVLFGTTAATFAIGLTSSASAVTTARQPGRNIPVTVFLALPGAPGSPAPSGGTADPAKTLAAIRAQPGTAAAIGQSQGTVTVAGGTGAIQVRLYQGPSGVESFALISGRWFDGPGEVVVPTHFLKTTGHRVGDSITLVDQGVRVPVRIVGEDFDPGNAGLVINTDMATLAAAQPTLHPDFYDVTLKPGTSLAGYVNGLSAALRSTDAQVEAAQPDHLSPSVVAFDAMAVLLTLMLVSVAGLGVLNSVVLDTRERVRDLGVCKAIGMTPGQTVTQVLTSVAGAGLVGGAIGVPVGLALHDFVIPLVLRAAGSGIPPQVQNVYGIPELALLGLGGVAIAVCGALLPAGWAAKTRTATALRTE
- a CDS encoding Lrp/AsnC family transcriptional regulator, whose protein sequence is MPNNPHTQRVPLDDVDRAILRILADNARTPNNALADAVGIAPSTCLARVRALRERGVIRAFRAEIAPAAIGLPLQAMISVRLRAHTREQNESFRDTAPDLPGVVAVFHMAGSDDYLLHVALAHPDALRDFVVDHLTTHPAVAQTRTNLIFEQIAGRRQLTPGP
- a CDS encoding histidine decarboxylase — protein: MIRTDALPALAAHDELSRLEPDVREFAIPAQGLDEEQRLRALNRMDEYLTRKRRHLLGFQATQEMGGSAFDLGRFMQHNINNLGDPFQSGGYKPNTKVVERAVLDYYAALWHADGPHRPDDPESYWGYVLSMGSTEGNMYALWNARDYLSGKPLIQPSPRTPGAQALGPVNPNARRPVAFYSEDTHYSFAKAVCVLGVETFHAVGTEQYPGECPLTGPAGEPRDWPTEVPSRSGPSGLSWDGTGEIDTDALAVLVEFFAAKGHPVFVSLNLGSTFKGAHDDVRGVCERLLPIFEKHGLIQGPVVHGKDPVTGEPLTDLRRRFWIHVDGALGAGYVPFMRMAGAAGPDDGTAGFGWTPDTELPEFDFGITLPTSEFGDLDMVSSIAMSGHKWPGAPWPCGIYMTKVKYQVAPPSQPEYTGAPDTTFAGSRNGFSPLVLWDHLSRYSHQDQVDRIRRSQQLAAYLEQQLRLLELEKDVDLWPARTPGAITVRFRKPSPELVAKWSLSSQDVLTVPGDETTRRSYVHVFLMSSVDRAKLDALLADLGTDPVILGAARSSES